In a genomic window of Octopus sinensis unplaced genomic scaffold, ASM634580v1 Contig10964, whole genome shotgun sequence:
- the LOC118761247 gene encoding Golgi reassembly-stacking protein 2-like — protein sequence MPRIQVTQPDIIIKLFLFFNSKKSGQMINSTFKQNSAKEVLPNSPAQHAGLVAHSDYIVGYDHGIDFFDLVSESVGKPINLFVYNSDTIKCRDVVVVPSETWGNS from the exons ATGCCCCGTATCCAGGTGACACAACCGGACATAATCATaaagttgttcttgttcttcaacAGTAAAAAATCGGGACAAATGATCAACTCCACGTTTAAACAGAATTCGGCGAAA GAAGTCTTGCCCAACTCCCCTGCACAACATGCAGGCCTGGTTGCACATTCTGATTACATTGTGGGCTATGATCAC GGAATTGATTTCTTTGATCTTGTAAGTGAATCAGTCGGAAAGCCCATTAATCTGTTTGTTTATAATTCGGATACCATCAAGTGCAGAGACGTAGTTGTAGTCCCCAGTGAAACTTGGGGGAATTCCAG